One segment of Candidatus Babeliales bacterium DNA contains the following:
- a CDS encoding M48 family metallopeptidase, translating into MNKYNILFLYFISAMCGLNATLDIDRPEAQANRELTLKEKFFRELDDFMGLENLGFKSISKENEQFIRAIIHELEMDNYCIEIRRMSNHAQQIVGRMNAFVTYSFKKEEHAYMFISEEWFETLSENEKQALVRHELMHLKYDHVSRKQILAGLVLCSYYYFIYKVFFDYQSFQINKTSKIMYKSSPFIFFTSLLLLCKFSRFCEKQADIQAAKTVSDKQGFINLFKKFKECEDPESKFRLKRFVKNLFRPILKLFNTHPELDERIAYIENLE; encoded by the coding sequence CCAGAAGCACAAGCTAATCGTGAACTTACGTTAAAGGAAAAATTTTTTAGAGAATTAGATGATTTTATGGGGTTAGAAAATTTAGGATTTAAATCAATATCAAAAGAAAATGAACAATTTATTCGAGCGATTATTCATGAGCTTGAAATGGATAATTATTGTATTGAAATTCGGCGAATGAGTAATCATGCTCAACAAATAGTTGGGCGAATGAATGCTTTTGTAACTTATTCATTTAAAAAAGAAGAACATGCATATATGTTTATTAGTGAGGAATGGTTTGAAACATTATCAGAAAATGAAAAACAAGCATTAGTAAGACATGAATTAATGCATTTAAAATATGATCATGTTTCTCGCAAGCAAATTTTGGCAGGATTGGTACTTTGTAGTTATTATTACTTTATTTATAAAGTGTTTTTTGATTATCAATCGTTTCAGATTAATAAAACGTCAAAAATTATGTATAAGAGTAGCCCATTCATATTTTTTACTTCTTTATTATTGTTATGTAAATTTTCAAGATTTTGTGAAAAACAAGCTGATATTCAAGCAGCCAAAACCGTGTCTGATAAACAAGGTTTTATAAATCTTTTTAAAAAATTTAAGGAATGTGAGGACCCAGAATCTAAATTCCGTCTAAAGCGTTTTGTAAAAAATTTATTTAGACCCATTTTGAAATTATTTAATACGCATCCTGAACTTGATGAACGAATAGCTTATATAGAAAATCTTGAGTAA
- a CDS encoding HD domain-containing protein gives MQHKKIEPALQKKLDKILAQYEPVKAIAQKIFKKEGVPFIVGGAVRDLFLGLSIKDLDIEVHGLSLEELENILKEFGSVNLVGKVFGVLRLHNLDADWSVPRTDEPGRKPKVTLDPTMSFEKAFLRRDLTMNAMGINIITYELIDPFNGLHDLENGILRTPEPTLFLEDPLRFYRVMQFIGRFEMQPDKQLNELCKSMDISTVSKERISEEFNKLFLKSDKPSFGFRWLDSIGRLTEILPELAASKKVEQGKKWHPEGNVFEHTMQALDAAARLEYESDEQKLIIMYAALCHDLGKVTTTEENDDAITSRGHAQEGERLAKKMLKRIMNNKELIKTVAKLVHYHMQPLEFERGKAKLPAYKRLAKKLAPEANLSLLVKLAIADRQGRNPKGHEPLDTMPEAITDFIKKAKQAGVFERVEEPILQGKDLLDVMEPGPQMGKVLDKAYQIQIEKGIIDKQELKKRALDSVVH, from the coding sequence ATGCAGCATAAAAAAATAGAACCTGCATTACAAAAAAAACTAGATAAAATTCTAGCTCAGTATGAACCGGTAAAAGCTATAGCACAAAAAATATTTAAAAAAGAAGGGGTACCATTTATTGTTGGTGGTGCGGTTCGTGATCTTTTTTTAGGTTTATCAATCAAGGATTTAGATATTGAAGTGCATGGGCTTTCATTAGAAGAGCTTGAAAATATTTTAAAAGAATTTGGTTCAGTAAATTTAGTTGGTAAAGTATTTGGCGTTTTGCGATTACATAATCTTGATGCGGATTGGTCGGTGCCGCGTACAGATGAGCCAGGACGAAAACCTAAAGTAACACTTGATCCTACAATGAGTTTTGAAAAAGCCTTTTTGCGTCGTGATTTAACTATGAATGCAATGGGCATTAATATTATTACTTATGAATTAATTGATCCATTTAATGGCTTGCATGATTTAGAAAATGGTATATTGCGCACGCCAGAGCCAACATTATTTTTAGAAGATCCATTACGTTTTTATCGAGTGATGCAATTTATTGGCCGTTTTGAAATGCAACCAGATAAGCAATTAAATGAATTATGTAAATCAATGGATATCAGCACGGTATCTAAAGAACGTATATCAGAAGAATTTAATAAATTATTTTTAAAATCAGACAAGCCATCATTTGGCTTTCGTTGGCTTGATTCAATTGGAAGATTAACGGAAATATTGCCGGAACTTGCAGCCTCAAAAAAAGTGGAGCAAGGTAAAAAATGGCATCCAGAAGGCAATGTATTTGAGCACACAATGCAAGCACTCGATGCGGCAGCGCGATTGGAGTATGAGTCTGATGAGCAAAAATTAATTATTATGTATGCAGCGCTTTGTCATGATTTGGGTAAAGTTACGACCACTGAAGAAAACGACGATGCGATAACAAGCCGAGGCCATGCGCAAGAAGGCGAACGTTTGGCAAAAAAAATGCTTAAACGGATTATGAATAATAAAGAATTAATTAAAACGGTAGCAAAATTAGTACATTATCATATGCAACCGTTGGAATTTGAAAGAGGTAAAGCAAAATTACCTGCTTATAAACGATTAGCAAAGAAATTGGCTCCTGAAGCTAATTTGAGTCTTTTAGTAAAATTAGCAATAGCAGATAGACAAGGTAGAAATCCAAAAGGGCATGAACCATTGGATACCATGCCAGAAGCAATTACTGATTTTATAAAAAAAGCAAAACAAGCAGGTGTTTTTGAACGGGTAGAAGAACCTATTTTGCAAGGTAAAGACTTACTTGATGTAATGGAGCCCGGCCCGCAAATGGGAAAAGTGCTTGATAAAGCTTATCAAATTCAAATCGAAAAAGGTATTATCGATAAACAAGAACTTAAAAAGCGTGCGCTGGATTCAGTGGTTCATTAA